The DNA region CGATTCATGCGATTTTTGTCGCGATCGGTGGCGGCGGGTTAATTTCCGGGATTGCCGCCTACGTGAAGCGCATTCGTCCAGAGATCAAAATCATCGGTGTAGAACCTGTGGATGCCGATGCCATGGCCCAGTCCTTAAAGGCAGGACATCGGGTACGCCTGCCCCAGGTGGGATTATTTGCCGATGGGGTAGCGGTGCGGGAAGTGGGGGAAGAAACCTTTCGCCTCTGTCAGCAGTATGTGGATGAAATCATCCTGGTGGATACGGATGATACCTGTGCCGCGATTAAGGATGTATTTGAAGACACCCGATCGATTCTGGAACCTGCCGGGGCACTGGCGATCGCAGGGGCCAAGGCTTATGTAGAACGGGAGCAAATCCACGATCAAACCCTGGTGGCTGTGGCCTGTGGCGCGAATATGAACTTCGATCGCCTGCGATTTGTGGCGGAACGGGCCGAACTGGGCGAACGCCGGGAAGCCATTTTTGCCGTCACCATTCCCGAAACGCCAGGGAGCCTGCGCAAGTTTTGCGAATGTATGGGCAAACGCAGTCTGACGGAGTTTAACTACCGGATTGCCGATCGCCAGGAAGCACACATTTTTGTTGGTGTACAGATTGAGAATCGAGCAGATGCCGCCCGCATGGTAGAAAGCTTTGAACAGTGTGGCTTTAAGACGATCGACTTGACGGATGATGAACTGACCAAGCTCCATCTGCGGCACATGGTCGGTGGCCATTCTGCCCTGGCTCATGATGAATTGCTGTACCGCTTTGAATTTCCAGAGCGTCCAGGAGCCTTGATGAAGTTCGTCAGTTGCATGAGTCCCGATTGGAATATCAGCCTGTTCCATTACCGCAACAACGGGGCCGATTACGGGCGCATCGTCGTGGGTATGCAGGTGCCGCCCCACGAAATGGCCGAATGGCAAAGTTTTCTGGATACACTTGGCTATCGCTATTGGGATGAAAGTCAGAACCCAGCCTACAAATTGTTTTTGGGCTAAGAGAGTATCGACTCAAGCACCCCTACGATCGCCCTGCTTGTTAGATACGGCCTGGTTAACCCAGGATCGTCTTCAACCATTGCTGTTCGGCATCAGACAAGGGCGGCGGTGAATGATACCCCCTCGTTCTGTGGTCCCGCGATCGCGCCTGGTCGTTGATAATGAGCATGATTCTCGCCATGCTGCAGGGAGTCCTCTGATGCTTTCAACGATAGGTCATAGTGGTCAAACCAATGGATCGAAAACTCGTTTGCCTCATTTCTCAGTCAGAAATCGCTGCCATCGTCAAACAACTGGCTCAATGTGGATACCGGGATTACCACTACAACCGTTTTGGCTTACTTGGAGCGCTATCAACCTGCGTCCCTAAAGCTGTGCTCCTTGCTCGACAAACCTGCTCGCCGACGAGTGCCCGTCACGATCGACTATCTGGGATTCACGGTTCCCGATCGCTTCATCGTGGGCTACGGAATCGATTATGCCCAGCAATATCGGCAACTTCCCGAAATTTATGCCCTGGAGGAATAGCATAGAGGTAGAGAGCCTTGGGTTTAAACATAAATCACCTGTTGCAGGAAAGGATGAAGGAGGAACTCGTCGATGCTGACCTTTCATACGATGCTGGAGCCGGAGGAACATTGGAGCGATTTGCTGGATAAAGAGGTAATTTACCTGGGGGATGAAGCTTCTCCGATCGAGATTGTGGCGATGCCGGGAGGGATGGCATCGGGGCGTACCAGCATCAGTATGCGGCTGGATTTACCAGATGGGCGGGTGGTGATTGTGGAGACAGCGCTGTATGAGTTGGCGAATGCGGTGCGGCAAATTCAAGAACGGTTTGGGGAATAGTTCTGGGAGATTCATCTGGAGGCATTGTCCAGCAGACCATCGATGTCTGTTCGAAACGGCGATCGCA from Leptodesmis sichuanensis A121 includes:
- the ilvA gene encoding threonine ammonia-lyase, biosynthetic; its protein translation is MLCDYLQLILTARVYDVAQETPLEVAPNLSARLNNKLLLKREDMQSVFSFKLRGAYNKMAKLPPDQLAQGVIAASAGNHAQGVALGACQLGTRTMIVMPVTTPQVKVDAVKARGGEVILHGDTYDDAYAYARQLEEEKGLTFIHPFDDPDVIAGQGTIGMEILRQWQQPIHAIFVAIGGGGLISGIAAYVKRIRPEIKIIGVEPVDADAMAQSLKAGHRVRLPQVGLFADGVAVREVGEETFRLCQQYVDEIILVDTDDTCAAIKDVFEDTRSILEPAGALAIAGAKAYVEREQIHDQTLVAVACGANMNFDRLRFVAERAELGERREAIFAVTIPETPGSLRKFCECMGKRSLTEFNYRIADRQEAHIFVGVQIENRADAARMVESFEQCGFKTIDLTDDELTKLHLRHMVGGHSALAHDELLYRFEFPERPGALMKFVSCMSPDWNISLFHYRNNGADYGRIVVGMQVPPHEMAEWQSFLDTLGYRYWDESQNPAYKLFLG
- a CDS encoding phosphoribosyltransferase, with protein sequence MDTGITTTTVLAYLERYQPASLKLCSLLDKPARRRVPVTIDYLGFTVPDRFIVGYGIDYAQQYRQLPEIYALEE